From a single Hypomesus transpacificus isolate Combined female chromosome 14, fHypTra1, whole genome shotgun sequence genomic region:
- the apba2a gene encoding amyloid-beta A4 precursor protein-binding family A member 2 yields MAYGKRPGTITKIQGASSPSCPGPGPGFTAYPGEETQDLRRESPPPRHRRSTELYHNNQPTPPGLARVRPLTCDLSTDGLDEEDTCSEYDNVGSDVEQHSDEVLHSVGNGKSVDVTYYTHFRSEEGTYVETVVDGTDEGCSVVGRRSPREHRNSEIHEEPPQDKEPPHSDRQFSSCPAPVPRGKENDEPRQKQEYFSDEPEQEQQDGAGHTEDDTEGTVKTSVAQQENKGERMRKREGEDRASEPNEVYSTRNCVIPESSKKSASESSLRSTKEKARHSKGRGKLETGEDVELTVPGAKGCPNSPTHPEAQKNGRPATIRPKPRSNISKPQPPPHQHPNKTQIQAHTNPQPKPKPQPQPKPQPQPKAQTKTQNKPKTPGPQTHQPQQRRGGPTRPTPEKSQPIASSPPQTLPHITELQRVPSEDREVWAETQKQSVAEQPRMPPCSQPKPPEDSIDQVKVNAEQTQEKASFPSFVDVPGPCEPEDLIDGIIFAANYLGCTQVLSDKNPSKAIRMSQAQEAVSRVKCQDEDSQMVTEVDLFISTKAVKVLNADTQETMMDSALRIISYIADIGNIVVLMARRRMSQATSQDCTEDALSPAEGQRQYRMICYVFESEDAQLIAQSIGQAFSVAYREFLRANGINPKDLSQKQYSDIINSQEMYNDDLIHFSNSDNCKELHVDKQKGESLGVVIVESGWGSILPTVILANMQNSGPAARSGKLNIGDQIMSINDTSLVGLPLATCQGIIKGLKSHLQVKLSIVSCPPVTTVLIKRPDLKFQLGFSVQNGIICSLMRGGIAERGGVRVGHRIIEINGQSVVAMAHEKIVQTLSVSVGEINMKTMPAVMFRLLTGQETPVYI; encoded by the exons AATACAGGGAGCCAGTTCTCCATCCTGCCCAGGTCCTGGCCCTGGATTCACAGCGTATCCAGGTGAGGAAACACAGGATTTGAGGAGAGAATCCCCTCCACCTCGCCACCGCAGAAGCACAGAGCTGTATCACAACAACCAGCCTACCCCCCCTGGCCTGGCTCGTGTCCGTCCTCTGACCTGTGACCTGAGTACCGATGGCCTGGACGAGGAGGACACTTGTTCTGAGTACGACAACGTGGGCTCCGACGTGGAGCAGCACTCTGATGAAGTGCTGCACAGTGTTGGAAACGGAAAGAGCGTGGACGTGACCTACTACACCCACTTCCGCTCCGAGGAGGGCACGTATGTGGAGACCGTGGTGGACGGCACTGACGAAGGCTGCAGCGTCGTTGGTCGTCGTTCGCCCAGGGAACATCGCAACTCAGAAATACATGAGGAACCACCGCAGGACAAAGAACCTCCTCACTCCGACCGGCAGTTTAGTTCCTGTCCCGCCCCCGTGCCAAGAGGCAAAGAGAACGATGAGCCGAGGCAGAAACAGGAATATTTCTCTGATGAACCCGAGCAGGAACAGCAGGATGGAGCCGGACACACAGAGGACGATACGGAAGGCACGGTTAAGACCTCCGTCGCTCAGCAGGAGaataagggagagaggatgagaaagagagaaggagaggataggGCTAGCGAGCCTAATGAGGTCTACTCTACAAGGAACTGTGTTATCCCAGAGAGCAGTAAGAAGTCAGCTAGTGAGTCGTCTCTCAGAAGCACTAAAGAGAAGGCGAGACACAGCAAGGGAAGGGGCAAACTGGAAACAGGCGAGGATGTGGAGCTTACAGTGCCTGGGGCAAAGGGGTGTCCtaacagccccactcacccagAGGCCCAGAAGAACGGCAGACCAGCAACCATCAGGCCAAAACCTAGATCCAACATCAGTAAGCCACAGCCTCCCCCACATCAGCATCCTAACAAGACCCAGATCCAGGCACACACCAATCCACAACCCAAACCCAAGCCACAGCCACAGCCCAAACCCCAGCCACAGCCCAAAGCCCAGACCAAGACCCAAAACAAGCCCAAGACCCCTGGCCCACAGACCCACCAACCTCAACAGAGAAGAGGGGGTCCCACCAGACCCACCCCAGAGAAGAGCCAGCCCATAGCTTCCAGCCCACCTCAAACGCTGCCCCATATCACCGAGCTACAGAGGGTGCCGTCTGAAGACAGGGAGGTGTGGgcagaaacacaaaaacaa aGTGTCGCAGAGCAGCCAAGGATGCCTCCCTGCTCCCAGCCTAAACCACCAGAGGACAGCATTGACCAGGTGAAGGTGAATGCTGAG caAACGCAAGAAAAGGCTTCTTTTCCAAGCTTTGTGGACG TCCCAGGTCCCTGTGAACCAGAGGACCTGATCGATGGGATCATCTTTGCTGCTAACTACCTTGGCTGCACTCAGGTGCTGTCAGACAAAAACCCTTCCAAAGCCATCCGCATGTCGCAGGCTCAGGAGGCTGTCAGCCGTGTGAAG TGTCAAGACGAAGATTCACAGATGGTGACTGAAGTGGACCTGTTCATCTCCACCAAGGCTGTCAAAGTGTTaaatgcagacacacag GAAACGATGATGGACAGTGCCCTTCGTATAATCTCCTATATTGCGGATATTGGGAACATTGTGGTTCTGATGGCAAGGAGACGCATGTCTCAGGCCACCTCGCAAGACTGCACAGAGGACGCTCTGTCTCCTGCTGAGGGTCAGAGGCAGTACAGGATGATCTGCTACGTCTTTGAATCGGAGGAC GCACAACTCATTGCCCAGTCCATCGGTCAGGCTTTCAGTGTGGCGTACAGAGAATTTCTCAGAGCCAATGGAATCAACCCAAAGGACCTGAGCCAGAAACAATACAGTGACATCATCAATTCCCAAGAAATGTACAATGATGACCTGATACATTTCTCAAACTCTGACAACTGTAAAGAG CTGCACGTGGACAAGCAGAAGGGGGAGAGCCTGGGGGTGGTGATCGTCGAGTCTGGCTGGGGCTCCATCCTGCCCACCGTGATCCTGGCCAACATGCAGAACAGTGGCCCCGCTGCCCGCTCTGGGAAACTCAACATTGGAGACCAGATCATGTCCATCAACGACACCAGCCTGGTGGGGCTTCCTCTGGCCACCTGCCAGGGCATCATCAAG GGCTTGAAGAGTCACTTGCAGGTGAAGCTGAGCATCGTGAGTTGCCCCCCGGTTACGACCGTCCTCATCAAAAGGCCGGACCTCAAGTTCCAGCTGGGCTTTAGTGTTCAGAACGGCATA ATTTGCAGCCTGATGCGGGGTGGCATTGCGGAGCGAGGAGGGGTGCGTGTCGGCCACAGGATTATTGAAATCAACGGCCAGAGCGTGGTTGCCATGGCACATGAGAAGATTGTCCAGACCTTGTCTGTTTCAGTGGGTGAG ATCAACATGAAGACCATGCCTGCTGTGATGTTCAGACTGCTGACAGGGCAGGAGACTCCCGTCTACATATAG
- the duox2 gene encoding dual oxidase maturation factor 2 translates to MTFYNDIYPFYPLQRTSFIFSTHLLTIILVFLMITVSFLLILPGIRGRSRVFWMCRIIISLFIGVVIVALNFTSDWAEARAVTNATYKSFSNAVVNAEVGLHVGLYGINITLKGNPVIQLNETIDYNEMFEWKETIDKYYEEALEKGLPNPILYIAEKFTLHSPCGLIYQYRFSGRYASATLWTAFCCWLVANILFSMPVILYAGYMMMATATFIFFSMASFSTIMNLPSCTLTIGTGSLVTGYSHSFWLALATGVLCAVIGVVVVLLDCLVPEKIREAFSVDMDNSDDDEVNFGEGYVNSSFLEEMTLSVRL, encoded by the exons ATGACTTTCTACAATGACATTTACCCATTCTACCCTCTACAAAGAACCTCGTTCATCTTTAGTACCCACCTGCTCACCATTATTTTGGTTTTCCTGATGATCACAGTCAGTTTCCTTCTCATACTTCCAGGCATACGAGGGAGGTCG AGGGTGTTTTGGATGTGCCGAATAATCATCAGTTTATTCATCGGCGTTGTAATAGTAG CACTAAACTTTACCAGTGACTGGGCTGAGGCTAGAGCCGTCACCAATGCCACCTACAAGTCTTTTAGCAATGCTGTAGTGAATGCTGAGGTGGGCTTACACGTGGGACTATATGGTATCAACATCACATTAAAAG GAAATCCTGTAATTCAGCTCAACGAGACCATAGACTATAATGAGATGTTCGAGTGGAAGGAAACCATCGACAAGTATTACGAAGAGGCCCTGGAGAAAGGCCTGCCCAACCCCATCCTCTACATCGCTGAGAAATTcaccctccacagcccctgtGGCCTCATCTACCAGTACAGATTCTCTGGCCGCTACGCTTCTGCCACCCTCTG GACTGCGTTCTGTTGCTGGCTGGTTGCCAACATCCTCTTCTCTATGCCAGTCATTCTCTATGCCGGGTACATGATGATGGCAACTGCTACCTTCATCTTCTTCTCCATGGCATCCTTCTCTACAATCATGAACTTGCCCTCATGCACTTTGACTATAGGGACAGGCTCCTTAGTAACAGGCTATAGCCATTCCTTTTGGCTGGCACTTGCCACAG GAGTACTGTGTGCTGTGATTGGTGTTGTGGTAGTGTTGTTGGATTGTTTGGTCCCAGAGAAGATAAGGGAGGCTTTCAGTGTCGACATGGATAATTCTGATGACGATGAGGTTAATTTTGGCGAGGGATATGTCAATTCCAGCTTCCTTGAAGAAATGACCCTCAGTGTACGGCTCTGA